A segment of the Chloroflexota bacterium genome:
TATCCGCTGGGCATCGTTTATTTTAGCTTTCTCTAATTTCATGATATCTTCCCTTTAAGTCTCGACTCCAGATAACTGTAAAAATAAGCTTTGGGACGAATCCTTAAGAAACGCCCTACATAAGGGCTAAGTTTAACTTTAACTTGATCTCCGCTGCGTAGTGGCAACTCCACCTGCCCATCAATGCTGAGCATGGCTTCATGGGTTGTAGTCACCTTCAACTGGATTTCAGCTTCGGCAGGCAAAACCACAGCTCTATCCAGAGTCAGATGAGGACAAACCGGCTTGAATATGATTTCGTTCGCCTGTGGATGAAGAATAGGCCCACCAGCCGCCAGTGAGTAACCTGTGCTACCAGTAGCCGTAGCCACTATGACGCCATCAGCCCGATGGGTCGCTAAAATCTCGCCATTAACCCTGGTCTCAACCTGAACCAGCCGCGCAAAGTTCCTTCGCCCAACAAAAATATCGTTCATGGCATGAAAAACCTTGTCCTGAGATAACAGCACAGCTTCAAGCATAGCTCTCTCTTCAATCCAACCACCACCATCCAGCAGCCGAGGCAACTTCTCAAAAGCTTCATCAGCTTTAAGCTCAGTCATAAAACCCAGGTTACCCAGGTTTATACCTACAATTGGCACTGCCTGCGGAATAACGGCTCGTACTGCCCGCAGTATAGTGCCATCACCCCCGATGCTCAGTATTAATTCCGAGCCGGCTATCTGAGGCTTCGCCTTCTCCTCCTCCCATGACGAGCACGTCCAGAAGGAAACGCCCTGAGCTTTCAGAAATTTCTCCAGCTCTCGGCTAAAAGCCTCAGCCTTCTCAATTTTTGGGTGATATAAAATGCCAACCCGTTTCACAGCAAGAGGAGTCTATCACCGCCTGCTAAAGGGTGTCAAGAAAATATACCAGCGAAACAACGTGATAATAGTTGTAAGGACAGACCTTCAGGTCTGTCCGCTTTGGACAGGTCTAAAGACCTGTCCCTACATTCGTCATAACTGCGTCCCTTCATGGCCGTAGCCACGAGGCTAAAGCCTCATGGCTACATGTAATTGCATATAGAGATGACTGATAAAAATATTTGGTTGATAGTTTACTTCTTTCCAATCCTGGAGACCCCCCACGATGCTATCCCCATAACAGCTAGTCCCAAGATTATAAAAAATGCGTAGTCACATATGGTAATATTTGGAACTCTCGCCAGCCAAGCCGAGACCCCCACCAATGCCACTGCCGCACCAAAAAAAGAAAAGGTCACCATGTGGGATTTCTCTATTTCTTTGTCCTGCCGCTTGAGGTGTTCTTCAATTGCCTCCAAGCTAACCATTTTCCCTGTTTTGCCAGCCATGCGTCACCTCCTCTATTCCTATATGCTTATAATACCAAAGGGAAAACTAGGCGACAATAACTAATCTATTTAAAAAATGAGGGAGACGCGTTAATGGGAGGAACAAGAGATTGAAGATAAGCAGTTTACGAGCCCAACATGCGAACGGCAGCTTCAGCAATACCGACAAAACCACCCGGGACAACACCCAAAAGCAGGACGAAGAGGCAGCAGAAAGCTAAAGCAATACGCAGCGCCCAGGACGAAGGCACTCTCTCCTCTGAAGTCGGAGTGCCCACCCACATTACCTTAACCACTCTCAGATAGTAGAAAGCCGAGATACAACTATTTATCACCGCTACTATAACCAGCCACAGTAAGCCATGTTGCACTGCTCCACTAAAAATATAAATCTTGGCAATAAGCCCTGCTGTCGGCGGCAAACCAATCAGAGAAATCAAGCAAAGAGTTAAAGCGACAGCCAAGAGCGGTGCTCGCTTACCCATGCCGGAATAGTCATTAATTTCATCACTTTTGATCTTGTTGGAGATAGCTATAATAGCAATAAAGGCTCCCAGATTAGTAACGGCGTAGCTCATTAGGAAAAAGAGCAGCCCGCTTTGCCCCAAAGCATCGCTTCCTACCGCCATCCCAACCGTAGCCAGCCCAACCATGAGATAGCCAGCTTGAGCTATGCTGGAATAACCGAGCATGCGCTTGATATTGCTCTGAAGAATAGCCACCACATTGCCCACCGTCATGGTGACAGCGCTCAAAATGGCAAATAAAATGCCCCAGTTAAGGCTAAGCCATTCAGGAGCACCAAGGGCGACGAAGAAAATACGAAGGACAACGGCAAAGCCTGCAGCCTTGCTGGCTACAGAAATATAGGCGGTAATCGGCGTTGGCGCACCTTCATAAACATCGGGCACCCACATCTGGAATGGGAAACTGGCGATCTTGAAGCCGAAGCCAGCAGCCAGAAGCACCATACCCAAAAGCAAAGCTGGGTTGTTTAGAAGACCGGCGCCAGGCATACCCCGAACATAGTCGGCAATACACATCAGGCATGTCTTGCCGGTAAAGCCGAAAACCAAAGCCATGCCATAAAGGAGCACTGCCGAGGCAACAGCACCCAGAAGCAGGTACTTCAGCCCGGCCTCAGATGATTTCTGGTCCTTCAGAAAAGTAGCTAGCACATACAGCGAGATGCCGCTCAATTCCAAAGCCACATAGATAGCAATCAGGTCGGCTGATGCCACCAGCAGCATCATACCTAGAGCCGAGATAAGCACCAACGCATAATACTCGCCCTGAAATCTCTCGAATTTACTCACATAGTCTTGGGAAGCCAGTATAATGAGACCGGCAGCTACTAATAATAGGAGTTTAAAGAAAAGAGCAAAATTGTCGACCGCCAGCATGCGGTAGAAGATGGCTTCACTGGGTGTTCCCCAAATCGCCACGGTGAAACCAGCGGAAACCACCAGGCCAGCGATGCTAAGACCAGCCAGGACTTTCTTCTGCTTGACAAATAAATCAACCAGAATTACCACGAGGGCAAAACCCAGCAGACTGAGTTCCGGTGTCAAAAAACGAAGCTCACTAATTGTCATGCAATTAGACCATCCCGGCTAATTTAAGCAACTCTTTGGCATCTTCATGCATGTCTTTCCAGATACTATCAAGTTCCTCCTTATTAACCCATAGAGCTTCTCCAACATCGCTATCCACCTTGAGTTCACCACCAGCTAGCTTGGCTACGTAGCTAATATAAACCACATGCAAGCTCACTCCACCAGCCGACTTCACAATTCGGTCAAAAGCTGGCAAAGGTCTGACCAATTCTATCTCTAATCCTGTCTCCTCTTTAATCTCACGTTTTATGCCCTCAGCAATCGTTTCTCCCAGCTCCAGTTTACCGCCTGGGCAAATCCACTTTCTTTGCCAAAAACCACCCCTTTCCGGCTTGTGTTTAACTAAAAGTATTCTACCTTCGTCATCCTCAATAACCGCCCCCACCGCCACCATTATCTGAGACGTAATCATTCACCCCTATCACAAACCTACTAGCCTTACTATCGGCTCAACCCCCAGCTTGATGACATCAGTTAGGATAGCTGGGTAAATACCGACAAGCATAATAGCAGCAACAAAAGAAAAGACGCATACCTTCTCAATATTGTTGGCATCGGGTACGTCGCTGAATTTCTCCAATGGCGGGCCGTAGAAAACTCGCTGCAGCATCCACAAAATGTAGCCGGCAGTTAAGACAATCCCAAAGACACCCAGAATGGTATATATTCGAATGCCTTCAACAGCCAGGCTCGAGTAGCTTCCCACAAAGGTAATAAACTCAGCAGCAAAACCGCTTGTGCCCGGTAAGCCTAAAGACGCTAAGCCGGCGATGCTGAAGACCACTACTATAACCGGCATCCGTCGGGCTAGCCCACCCAGATTGTCCAGATTGCGCTCATGAGATTTATCGTAGACCAGCCCTACCATAGCAAAGAGAAGTCCGGTGATAATGCCATGGCTGAACATCTGCAAAGTGGCCCCGGTCAGACTTATTTGACTCAAGGCGAAAATGCCCAGAAGCACATACCCCATGTGGCTAACGCTACTGTAAGCGATCAACCGCTTCAAATCCTTCTGCCTTAAAGTTACCGCCGCTCCATAGAGTACACTGACAACGGCGAAGACTACCAGCAACGGAGCGTAATGCAGGGCAACCCCAGGGAAGATGGTTACACAAAGCCGAATCATCCCGTAGCCACCCATCTTCAGCAATGCCCCGGCCAAAATCACGCTCGCCGCTGTCGGAGCATCAGTATGGGCATCGGGCAACCAAGTATGTAAGGGAAAAACCGGCAGCTTAATAGCGAAACCAACCAACATCAATAAAAACATGGCCGCCAGCGGGATAACTGGCCTGGCAGCAGCCAGACCAGCCAGCTCCATCATGTTCAAGCTACCAGTTGTAAAATAAATGCTCAAAATGCCAGCCAGCATCAGGGCGCTGCCGACCAGGGTGTATATCACATACTTGATAGCTGAGTACTCTTTCCTGCCACTGCCCCAAATAGAGATGAGAAAATACATAGGGATAAGCTCTAGTTCCCAGAACAAGAAGAACAAGATAAGGTCTAAGGAGCAAAAAACACCCAGTATGCTCGCCTCCAAAAGCAATAACCAGATGAAATATTCCTTAGGCCTCAACTGTATATTCCACGACACCAGCACCGCCAAGACGCCGAGGAATGTCATCAGTATCACCAGAGGCAAGCTGAGGCCATCAACACCGAGATGGTAATAAGCGTTGATTGCCGATATCCAGGAGAGTTTTTCCTCAAATTGAATCTGTCCAATAGCGCCAGCAGAACGGTCAAAAAGACAGAAAACAGCTATCGACAGAGCAAATGAAGCCAGGGCGAATATCAGGGCTATAAGTTTTATGGTCTTTTGCTGCGGTTTAGGCAATAAGGCAATAATTACCAGCCCGACTACCGGGAGAAAGACTATGGTTGATAGATAAGCAAAACTCAAATCACTCTACCTCAACCGAAGAGATAAAAACAGACTGCAATCGCTATCACACCAATAGCAATAGCTATGCCATAGGCCTGCAACTGCCCTGTCTGTGCCCGCCGCATAACTCCACTCGCCTCAGCAGTACCGCGAGCCACACCATTCACCACCCCATCGACAACACGAGAGTCAAAGATGCTGAGCGCCGCAAAAATTCCATCAACCAGCACCCTGACCACGACAACTCGCTCATAAAGCTCGTCGAACCAGTATTTTCGGTTAAACAAGGTATAAAAAGGCTTGAAGACCCTGCCCACAGCTTCAGCCGACACCCATTTAGCACTGTACATAGCGTAGGCCAACAAAATGCCCAAGCCTGCTACCAGAAGTGATATCAAAGGCAACGGATGTGCCAGCATGCCAAAGAAACCACCAATGAAACCATGCACCCCACCATTTCCACCATGACCCAGAAACTGGCTGAATGAGCCGGTAACATTGAGCCATCCGGAGACAACCGATAAAACAGCCAGAATGACCATAGGGACAACCATCACTGCCGGTGATTCATGAGGCTTCCCACCTTCATGACCACCATGACTTGATAACGCCCCGCCTCGGTACTCACCACCGAAGGTAAGGAATACGGCTCGGAACATATAAAAGGCTGTCATAAATACGGTAATCATGGCCAGGTAGAACAATACCTGGTTGTTGGCAAAGGAATATGCCAGTATTTCATCCTTACTCCAGAAACCGGAAAGCGGCCAGATACCAGCAATACTCAATGAGGCAATAAGGAAAGTAATATAAGTCCATGGCATTGCCTTACGCAAGCCACCCATCTCCCGCATGTCAAAAGTCCCCGTGCTGTGGTTGACACTTCCAGCACCGAGAAACAACAGGGCCTTGAAGAAGGCATGATTGAACAGATGGAAGATGCCAACGGCAACACCGCCAACACCCAGACCCAACATCATATAACCCAGCTGGCTGATGGTTGAATAAGCCAGGACACGTTTGATATCAGTCATCACCAGACCCATGCTAGCAGCAAAAATAGCCGTAAAACCGCCGATGACGGCTACCGTAGTTAAAGCCATCTGGGAATGCTCAAACAGTGGGAAGAAGCGAGCCACCAAGAAGACCCCTGCAGCCACCATTGTCGCCGCATGTATGAGGGCACTGACCGGCGTCGGGCCCTCCATAGCATCGGGCAACCAGACGTGCAATGGGAATTGCGCTGATTTGCCCACAGCACCGGAGAAAATGCCGATGGCTGCCCAGGTTAAAGTTGTCCCACCTAAAACTCCGGCAACAGCTAAGCCATGCAGCTCCTCGATATTAAAAGTTCCTGTATTGTAGAAAAGCAGAAGGATAGCAGCTAGAAAACCAAAATCACCAAAGCGGGTAACAATAAAAGCCTTCTTGGCTGCATCGGCAGCAGAAGGCCGGTGAAACCAGAAACCGATGAGAAGATAGGAGCCTAAGCCAACGCCCTCCCAGAAGAGAAATAGGAAAACGAGGTTATCGGCCATGACCAAGCCCAGCATACAGGCTGTGAAAAGAGACATGAAAGCAAAATAGCGATGGTAGCCGGGATCACCTTGCATATAACCTTGGGAATAAATTTGAACCATCAGGCTGACAAAGCTAACCACTACAACCATGATGGCAGTTAGAGAATCAACTAATATCCCGACTTGGACGCTCAGGTCACCAATCACCATCCACTGTATATCAGGTATTTCCAGCTTATGCCCGGGCATAGCCAAGACTTCCGCCAGCACCCACAAAGAGAGGACACAAGAAACGCCAATAGCACCAATGGTAACATAGCCGCCAAGTTTGGGACGATTATTAAAGAAAGGCCGGAGGATGAAGGAAATAACGATAAATGACAAGAAGGGTAATAGAAATATCAGCCACGGGACTTGATTGGGCATTAGAGTTTTCTCAACACCTCCTCAACAACATGTACCCTCTCCTGGGACACAAGGATGCGGTAGCTAGGTAATTCGCCGGCGCCGGGCTTTTCCGTCTTAGGCAGAATCCGCGTCGGTATCCCTTCACCTTCAAAAAGCTCCTTCCACATCTCCGCTATTATCAAATTAGTTGCGCTCTTAACTTGAACCCACATATCCTAACTCGCTACCATTTCATCAAGTCAAATTTATCAACATCAACAGATTCTCGATTACGATAAATAGTGATTATTATGGCTATGCCAACAGCAGCCTCAGCCGCAGCCACCACCATGACAAATATGGCAAATATCTGCCCGGTAAGAAACATGGGCACAACGTAGCGGGAAAAAGCAACCAGGGCGATGTTAGCTGCATTGAGCATAATTTCAATGCACATCAAAATGACCACAGCATTACGCTTAGCCAAAACCCCATATAACCCAATGGAAAAAAGAACCGCTGATAAAACAAGGTAATGCTCTAGTCCAACTGACATCTTTATTTCTCCCTTATCAGCACAATAGCACCTAGCACCGCCGCCAAGAGCAACACTGCGGTAATTTCCACAGGTAATATAAAGCCACCTTCGCCGAACAGGCTCGCACCTATGGCTGCCGTTGTCGGCTGTTGAGGTGGCTCACCGCTCGTTTCCCATTTGGTGCTTATCACAGTGAAAACCATAGTCCCTAAAAGCAGCAAGCTCACAACCAATGCGGGGATGCGCAGTTTCCCCGATGGATTGCCGTGCCAAACTTCGCGTGTAAGCATGATTGCCACAATAATCAATACTGAGATAGCTCCCACGTAAATAAGTATCTGCACAACCGCCAGGAAGTCTGCGTAAAGCGTTATATATATCCCAGCTATGGTTAAGAAAAGCAGAACCAGAGAAAGAGCTGCCCGAAAGACATCACGCAAGATAACCACAGCCAACGCTGCACAGACGGTC
Coding sequences within it:
- the nuoL gene encoding NADH-quinone oxidoreductase subunit L — encoded protein: MPNQVPWLIFLLPFLSFIVISFILRPFFNNRPKLGGYVTIGAIGVSCVLSLWVLAEVLAMPGHKLEIPDIQWMVIGDLSVQVGILVDSLTAIMVVVVSFVSLMVQIYSQGYMQGDPGYHRYFAFMSLFTACMLGLVMADNLVFLFLFWEGVGLGSYLLIGFWFHRPSAADAAKKAFIVTRFGDFGFLAAILLLFYNTGTFNIEELHGLAVAGVLGGTTLTWAAIGIFSGAVGKSAQFPLHVWLPDAMEGPTPVSALIHAATMVAAGVFLVARFFPLFEHSQMALTTVAVIGGFTAIFAASMGLVMTDIKRVLAYSTISQLGYMMLGLGVGGVAVGIFHLFNHAFFKALLFLGAGSVNHSTGTFDMREMGGLRKAMPWTYITFLIASLSIAGIWPLSGFWSKDEILAYSFANNQVLFYLAMITVFMTAFYMFRAVFLTFGGEYRGGALSSHGGHEGGKPHESPAVMVVPMVILAVLSVVSGWLNVTGSFSQFLGHGGNGGVHGFIGGFFGMLAHPLPLISLLVAGLGILLAYAMYSAKWVSAEAVGRVFKPFYTLFNRKYWFDELYERVVVVRVLVDGIFAALSIFDSRVVDGVVNGVARGTAEASGVMRRAQTGQLQAYGIAIAIGVIAIAVCFYLFG
- a CDS encoding NAD(+)/NADH kinase, whose translation is MKRVGILYHPKIEKAEAFSRELEKFLKAQGVSFWTCSSWEEEKAKPQIAGSELILSIGGDGTILRAVRAVIPQAVPIVGINLGNLGFMTELKADEAFEKLPRLLDGGGWIEERAMLEAVLLSQDKVFHAMNDIFVGRRNFARLVQVETRVNGEILATHRADGVIVATATGSTGYSLAAGGPILHPQANEIIFKPVCPHLTLDRAVVLPAEAEIQLKVTTTHEAMLSIDGQVELPLRSGDQVKVKLSPYVGRFLRIRPKAYFYSYLESRLKGKIS
- a CDS encoding NADH-quinone oxidoreductase subunit M, with protein sequence MSFAYLSTIVFLPVVGLVIIALLPKPQQKTIKLIALIFALASFALSIAVFCLFDRSAGAIGQIQFEEKLSWISAINAYYHLGVDGLSLPLVILMTFLGVLAVLVSWNIQLRPKEYFIWLLLLEASILGVFCSLDLILFFLFWELELIPMYFLISIWGSGRKEYSAIKYVIYTLVGSALMLAGILSIYFTTGSLNMMELAGLAAARPVIPLAAMFLLMLVGFAIKLPVFPLHTWLPDAHTDAPTAASVILAGALLKMGGYGMIRLCVTIFPGVALHYAPLLVVFAVVSVLYGAAVTLRQKDLKRLIAYSSVSHMGYVLLGIFALSQISLTGATLQMFSHGIITGLLFAMVGLVYDKSHERNLDNLGGLARRMPVIVVVFSIAGLASLGLPGTSGFAAEFITFVGSYSSLAVEGIRIYTILGVFGIVLTAGYILWMLQRVFYGPPLEKFSDVPDANNIEKVCVFSFVAAIMLVGIYPAILTDVIKLGVEPIVRLVGL
- the nuoK gene encoding NADH-quinone oxidoreductase subunit NuoK — translated: MSVGLEHYLVLSAVLFSIGLYGVLAKRNAVVILMCIEIMLNAANIALVAFSRYVVPMFLTGQIFAIFVMVVAAAEAAVGIAIIITIYRNRESVDVDKFDLMKW
- a CDS encoding NUDIX domain-containing protein, encoding MITSQIMVAVGAVIEDDEGRILLVKHKPERGGFWQRKWICPGGKLELGETIAEGIKREIKEETGLEIELVRPLPAFDRIVKSAGGVSLHVVYISYVAKLAGGELKVDSDVGEALWVNKEELDSIWKDMHEDAKELLKLAGMV
- a CDS encoding NADH-quinone oxidoreductase subunit N gives rise to the protein MTISELRFLTPELSLLGFALVVILVDLFVKQKKVLAGLSIAGLVVSAGFTVAIWGTPSEAIFYRMLAVDNFALFFKLLLLVAAGLIILASQDYVSKFERFQGEYYALVLISALGMMLLVASADLIAIYVALELSGISLYVLATFLKDQKSSEAGLKYLLLGAVASAVLLYGMALVFGFTGKTCLMCIADYVRGMPGAGLLNNPALLLGMVLLAAGFGFKIASFPFQMWVPDVYEGAPTPITAYISVASKAAGFAVVLRIFFVALGAPEWLSLNWGILFAILSAVTMTVGNVVAILQSNIKRMLGYSSIAQAGYLMVGLATVGMAVGSDALGQSGLLFFLMSYAVTNLGAFIAIIAISNKIKSDEINDYSGMGKRAPLLAVALTLCLISLIGLPPTAGLIAKIYIFSGAVQHGLLWLVIVAVINSCISAFYYLRVVKVMWVGTPTSEERVPSSWALRIALAFCCLFVLLLGVVPGGFVGIAEAAVRMLGS
- a CDS encoding NADH-quinone oxidoreductase subunit L, producing MFDIIFWILAAVTVCAALAVVILRDVFRAALSLVLLFLTIAGIYITLYADFLAVVQILIYVGAISVLIIVAIMLTREVWHGNPSGKLRIPALVVSLLLLGTMVFTVISTKWETSGEPPQQPTTAAIGASLFGEGGFILPVEITAVLLLAAVLGAIVLIREK